Sequence from the Clupea harengus chromosome 20, Ch_v2.0.2, whole genome shotgun sequence genome:
CGTTTACATACTGCACTGCAGGCACAAAAACCTACCCTGCCTTGGATTTGGCGAACCGTTTTGGCACAGACGGAGTCATGAAGATTGGGCTCTGGCTCTGTGACACTTTCTCCTTGCCCTTTCCCTGTGTGGAAGTACTCGCCCTTTTGAGAGTGGCCGAGTCACTGCGCGGAGTCTCCGTTTTAGCCGCTTTCCTCGCTTCCGTCATCTTCTGCTGTGCCTGTACAGGACTAAAGTCATCCTCCAGTGCCGTACTGTGAAATGGGTTCCCTGTAAATAAACAACTGATGACTGGGTGACACGTCgaatattaattaaaaaaaatacaaaacaaaatataacaTAATAATTATCCTGTAACTTTAGCTTAACTGTGAAGCAAGGTGCGAAGACTATAAGGCCATACCGGTGTGCTGATAAAATGTATACCTTGACAACGCTgaaagtcgctttggataagtTAATAATTGAGAGTAAAACGTAAATGGAATAGcgtatggctcggtccgagcttTGTGTTTCTTATTTTCAGAGTCAGCACTGTATACACAGAACGTACAGCTAAAGGACTGCGAGGAGGAGCAATTCGCTTAATTGGACACATCTTAGAATCGCAGACTATGTCTTTAAATGTCACTGTAATAGAGAACACAACGATGAGAGCAATCTCCATCTCCAGCAACCCTAACATGAGTTTTACCGTCGGAATTAGACTGGTCTTCCTGAAAAATGCTGTCCTTTTCAATTGAAGATAGGTTGGGGGATGCTTCTCCGAGATGTTCAATTTGGACATCCTGAGGACATGGAGATAATCAATATGAACAGAGTAGGCTAACTTACAAAAGATTCCAAGGCAGGTTATCTCAGAAGTCACGAAATTTGTAGGATAATGGTAGGATAAGGGCTACACATAAGTTACCTACCTGTTTGATACTTTGCAGCGTTTTGGTCATTCGACTCATCCTTGAGATGTGGCACTGAGAACGTAAAAAAAGCTAAGTGATAAATACaaacatagacagatagacgAACTGACTTACATATCCATCCACCTTAACAACAATCTGTAGCACCTTCGCCAAGAAATTAACAAGGTTGCTAGCGATAGATACCTAGCGAGCTAGCTTCAACGTCAACATAAAACTCCCGCGGAAAAATTTGAGAAGATCCTGTGGAACCGACGAAAAGGGGAGAGTCTGTGGAGAATGTATCGGACTGACGCACTTAAAGAGACTGAACATTGAATTTATCATATCTTGTTTGATTTCTACAGTCAGTATACTTCATGTAACATACTGTGTGGCCTCTAATAACACTCGAATAAGTCCTTGTTGTGAAATGAATGTGATGTTTGTCTTAATAAAATAGTTTACTCCATGCCATAGAAAACAAACTCAACTCGACAGACTCCTCCATAAGGGGCTTAGTGCCACCTACTGGACTGGATGGCTTTCTGGTTATTTCGTACCCCTCACCAGGTGTAAAATTGTCTTTAGGCAAGAATATCGTAATCGTAGGTTTAGATTAAagccaacaaacacaacatagtCCAACAAGGTTCTTTGACATTCCATATTCTCTCCATTGAAAGTAAAGAGCTGTATGTCAACACGCAGTGAGTATtcggagaagagagagtgtatatGACATCTGAATGGTGTTTATTATCTGTGGCAATCACAAAATTCAATGCACTGTTAATAGTGCGATTACgtttaatacacacactattCAACCACATCTAATGGAAAACTGACAAAGAATTCATACCTAAAATCAGTTATTGTATTTTAACCATTTGACATTAATTATATTATCAAGTGTTTGTAATTTCCCACCTAAATTCCCTTCATAAAAGTGTCACAAATGTCACAAAACACAATATCTTAACCATTTCCGTTAGTTTCAAATGTCTCCAAAGAGAGAGGACATCTCATTGAACTTCACAGTGACAGAATTTCAAACAGAGTCCATTAAAAAAACCTTATTGATTTTTCATTGAACATTGGACAGCATTTAAAAGAACACCAGCATATCTTACAAACATGCTTCCTCTCTTTTCACAACTCTTAACAGGCAAATGGTCCTCCACTGGTCTCCTCAACAATACAATCTCAACACAACAGTACTGAAAAAGGTGCATATCCGTCCATCAGGATCAAAGACCGGTAACCAGGGATGAGGTAACTAGGCTATATGCAGAATTTTAAATGTCTATACatggatgtgtatatgtgcagaAATTAAATGTATCGTGAATTGCTTATTCTCCTTCCATGCATCTCCAATACACATCTGTATGGATTAATGATCTGGTTTGCAGTTGTCATCTTAACAATGAAAAGGCACTGAGTATTTTGCTCATGACTGTCGTAGGCACCAAATCAGAGAGGTGGCTTAAAATTTCCAGGCCTCTTTTTGTATTACTAAACTGCACAGGTCTGGGCATATTTGGGCTGTTTCCATCAAGCCTACCACTGCTTTGGTTAAGAACTGAGGAATGTTTACATGCAAATTCATTTTCTTGGGAATTTGTATTTCCAAAAACATTACAGACTAACAAAAATGGCCGACAATACATTCTGTCAAAAATAGCCTGGTGTCGCATTAAATGCGAAGACAATATGTGGCACAAATTTGATATGCGCCCCAAACATGACTAGAAATTAGAGTGCCGTCTCTTCCAAAGAGCCAGAACAACGTATTAGGTCACAAGGTGCATGGACTTCAGAGAATCAGAGAAACAAACCATGAATTACAAACAatgaacagataaaaaaaaagtcactttTGCACCATGTTCTAACTACCTACACACCAGACCTTATACTTGATGTGGGACATTATTCAGCTGACTCAGAGAATGTTCATCAAAAAAATGATGAGACGGACCTCAACATTTCCATTCATCTACATTAAAAGGGAAAAAGGGAAATTCTCTCCCTTGCCACAGATTTTGTGTTGATAAACGGAATTATTTTGAGTGAGTGTATTTTCGTTAAACCACTGGAATATCTAATTTTCATATAGATCTATTACAGTTATTGCACAGGTAGTTGTTATCTGTCATTCATGTCAGTGATCTACCTGTCATTGAAAGCACCTTTGTGCCAACATATGTCTATGTGCCTTACACTTTATGTTCATATGTATATCACCTTCATGTtatatgaaaaaataaatacatttgtttaaaaaaacaaaccaaaaaaaaaaaaaaaaaacatatggcTTTTGGTTTCAGGGCAGAGAATTCATAAATATCTGACTTGTCCCTGTTCCTTTTGGATCTTTGTTTCGGTTTATTCATGAGACACAGTCCTGCGGTCACTGCTTGTCCAGAGCCCAGACAGTATGATCAAGCGTTCCCTGAGGAGGCTCCCTTTGGAAAagttcctgttttgtttttggttctGGTTCCTCAACAACGTCTACATATTGATCTCGGAGTAGAGCTTGTCGATCTGATCTCTGAAGTGGTTCCTGAGGTCCATCCGCTTGGCTTTGAAGGTGGGAGTGAGGAGGCCGTTTTCCACTGAGAACATCTCGTTGTGCAGGGCGAGGTCTTTCACCTGACCAGCAAATGCACGTGTCAATGAAAACGTGGCAGAGACAAGATTCAAACATTCAGCATTAACAGCTCAGCGATTATACAACAGGTCAAATTTAATATACAGCAGAGTTATTACAGTATTAAAAGGGTATTTACTACATATTAAACTTATAATCAATTTCACTATTATAGTCATTACTCTCATAATCAATATTTCATTAAGTGTAAAGGAATCACCAATGTCAGGGGAATATTAACAGAGGTATTAGCAAAGCACAGCTTTGTCTCCACAACGTAAACACATGTaatcattgtttgtttgtttttttaaatggagaAAAATGCTTAAAATGCTGGACTTGTTTCATTGAGGATACACACCTGCTCAAAAGACTTCAGACCTCCATCTTTGCCTAGTTTTAAGAGATCCTCCAAAATGGCTTTCTTTACATCCTACATGGTAAAGAGCACGCAAGCAAAGATGATCAGAATCTCAGCCCCCGCCATTCCTCCTTAAACAATGCTAATTCAAATGCACCAGGGTCAATCAGCACTGGTGTTCAACAAGCGATGACTATGACTGCAGACCTTGTTTTTGCAGAGCTCATCATAGGATCCCTCCTGCCCTCTTTTCTTCGCCCATTTGGGCAAGGTTTCGGCGTCCGGCACAATGATGGCCACGAGGCAGGCCTGTTGGGGTTTCATATATAGatcacattttaacatacgGGTCACCATCACTACATATACATGATTGGTGCCTTCCTAATCCTAAATGCGTGTGAGAttgaaatgcattaaaaaaaaaaagcaggatgCAACTGAGATCAGCTATAATATCCATTTCTATGCTAAACTTTAAAATAAAATGCTAGATAATAGAGGCTTGATTGTTGGAATCTATTTGACACTACCATGACCATTGGCTCTTACTGAGAAGCAAAACATGAAATGTATATACTGCTCCAGGTCAAATGAATGGCCGTGAGATGTGTACAGGGATGATGTGAGACTGTTGTGGTTCGCACCTGTAGACTGTCCCCGTGAACAAAGACCTGGGCCACTGCGTCGCTCCGGATGTAGACATTCTCGATCTTCTCAGGGGCGATGTACTCTCCCTGGGCCAGCTTGAAGATGTGCTTCTTCCGGTCCACAATCTTCAACGTTCCATtctgcacgcgcgcacacacacacacacacacacacacacacacaaaacaatgacTTTCACTTTCATAATAAGCTGTAGAGTACATCAAAATACACATCATTTCCACGGCAACCAAAGGTCCTTACGTGGCGGCCATTTCCTTTCCCCGCTCAGCAGAAATGAAAGCGTCACAGAGTCAGTAAACAGTGGTAcaaggggtagagaagtcgtttagtaatcagaaggttgctagttcgattccctgtcgaagcgtccttgagcaagacactgaacccctaattgctcctgatgtgcagtgtgccatccgtgtaaatgtaaaatgtgtatacatccttgtaagtcgctttggataaaagcgtctgctaaatgactaaatgtaaatgtaataaaaagtaaaagtaaactcTGGCTAGACTGAGAGGATGACCTGTCAGTGTTCAGTATTCAGAgtcagtaaaagtaaaagtaaactcTGGCTAGACTGAGAGGATGCCCTGTCAGTGTACAGTATTCAGAgtcagtaaaagtaaaagtaaaagtaaactcTGGCTAGACTGAGAGGATGACCTGTCAGTGTACAGTATTCACTGTCGGCTCACGCACCGGTAACCATTTGCCGATGTCCCCTGTGTGGAGCCAGCCGTCATCATCAAGGGCCTCCTTGGTTTTCTCTGGCTCCATCAGGTAGCCTCGGAACACGTTGggtccccttacacacacctgTGGGGCCATGGAAGAGGATGCTTCAGCAAAACTTGACATAGAGGCAGTGACAGTGTAAAACaacatccttacacacacacacacacacgtacacacacgtacacaagcacgcacacacacacgtacacgtacacacacacgtacacacacacacctctccctctccgttgGCGGCTAGGTAATTCATCTCGGAAACATCCACCAGCTTTATGTCGTTGCATGGAAGGGGTGCTCCAACATGGCCTGTGGAGGAACACAAATCAACCAAAAAACAGAGTAAGACATTAACAGGCACAGTAACACCAGGCTAGTATGCACAGCCACCGGACGTGAACACTATTCTCTGAGGTGGCTGGTGTGTCAGAACCAcaaagctagctagcagcactAGTGGCCGAGAGCTTGTGAGCTAACTTTAGCATATATGTACCGTAGCCTACAGCCAGTAGCCGTGTAGTGTGTATTCTCAAAAACGACAGCATAATGGGATATTCATTACACATCACCGTGGCCTCGGTCTTGAATTTGCAAATGTTTGATTGAGTTAAGAGCCTTTGTTGCACGCATGTTGTTGATGGATGGTACACGCCATGACTAGCGATAGTGCAGACTTATATTAATATTGTAGGTCAACCGTTATGTTGCCTTGGGCCCCACATGACGTTCACAACAAGAGGGGCAGATTTATTTCTGCCCCATTGGTTGTCTATTAGGGCTTCCTGCAGTTCCATGTCTGACCACAGAAGTGGTGGGGTGCTGTGGAGCTCCTGTGGGCAAAGATGACCCCTCAGTGTAGTGGAGGAGGCGAGCTcatgagaggaggtgtgtgcaAGGTGAATCTCACACGCACAtaggttcaggccctgggccctgtgaagcaccttgagacaagtttattgttttggcgctatataaataaaattgaattgaaatatgCTCATAACATAAACACCGTTGTTTCGTGACTGGAAACAAACTCAGAAAAAAATGCCACGCGAAAAACAATTGATCGAAAGTTTATTTTACGGATCTATGTTTTAAAGCGGAGTCATGTTTTGGTGGGGCACACccttgtaggtgtgtgtgtgtgtgtgtgtgtgtgtgtgtgtgtctgtgtgtttgagtgtgcatgtgtgtgagggagtgagaatgTGTACCTGCTGTCCAGTCCCCTGGGAGTGTTATAGTGCACCCTGCTGTGCACTCTGTCTGTCCATAGCCTTCATAAAACTGTGAACCAAAGGAGAGGGGTCAAcatacagtgtgtgcatgtatggccAGTAAAGACCTGCTTGATTAAATATGCCAGTTAGCATTCCCATTAGCAGGAGCATGTGATGAGTATGAACAACCTTGTGTAGCATTTTCAACATGAAAGGCTGCACCCTGCACTTTATCGCAAGTGGAGAACTCTTATCACAGATAAGAGATCACATTCCAGAAAGTTAAAAGGCCAAGTGATAACAGCTATGAGAAACTACCTTGGCCGCAGTGGTCATGCACGAGATATGAGATCTATATTTCATACAGGACATCAAGTATAGGGCATGCAAGCATGTATCTGTAAGTATGTCAAAGAAAGGGATATTGTGTGATCAAGAGGCTCTCTCACCTGGCATCCCAGTGCGCCTCGCAGGAATGTGAGCACGGTGCCAGACACTGGAGCGGCTCCAGTGAGCATTAACCTCACACGACCACCCAAGTTGGCCTGTAGGGGGCAGCAAAGCACAGACAGtcaaaagaagggaaagaatgGGCAAAGACAGATaaccaaacaaaccaaaacagtaTTCACTGAAAACATTATAATAGTCtgacttctttttctctttacaTTCCCCTTGTGCCCCCCAGGGCCTGGATTCACAAACATCCATGTAGCGGTTCAAACAGTCTCTGGACTGGCACTGTTGAGATACTGACCGAGTTCTGACACTCCCAAGTCCCTAGTAGGCATGTGAGACACTAGGTCCTAAGCACCATGTCTGTATCGTGAGAATGAATCATCCTACAGGTGTGACCAATACACTATGTAAACGCACAGCAGGAACAGGAGCGAGAGACACAGCAGGTCTGTTTGGTAGTGAAACATAAACTGCCAATGCAAATGACACCATCGTCCCCAGAGGCTTTAAACACACTTTAAAGCTTATTACAGCCCTCAACATTTAGTCAATAATTCACTGGTCTGCTGGTATCAGAATGCTCTCCACAACACTGCATCCATGGCCTCATATTTCACAAGGTCTtctacaatggagagaacagtcgtTAACAAGATTTGTTTAGGAACGGTGTCATAGAAACAAATGTTATACGTTGGGGTCACATGACACCGTAAAGAGGCAGCCATGCgtctaagagagaaagagagaaagaaagaaagaaagaaagaaagaaagaaagagagagagagagagagagagagagcacagagcaggagagCGAGACCTGAGAGACTTTGACTGGGATGGATTGATGAGGCGTGCGGTGgtgagtgagggggaggagTCCATCCGGTCCTTCAAGTCCTTCAACCAGTGTCCAGAGTGCACGTCAGTTTGGGGTCAGAGTCTGGACTCTAGACCCATGTGGTGTGAcgaggaggggtgggtgggggttagGTGGAGCAGACGAGTCTGGAAATCCGTACGGCTGCTGGGACACATGGTGCACGCATGCCACCCAACTTTCAGAGCCACTGAACTGGATTTTCGTGTTCAGTGTTTGAATTAATAGGAGGACGCAGTGATGCCACTGCAGAACAAAAGCAAAGGGCAGAACAAAAGCTGAAGCAAAAATAACCCTGAGAACCTCCATGGAACGCTGCGTTGTGGCGTGGCACTGCCTTAGGTGGCTCAGGCACCAGACGCAGGTGACCGGGCAGGAATTTCGAGCCTGATGCCAAATGTACACTACCGAAACCTAACCAGTTTCCCTGCAGCACCAGTGGTAGGAAAGCATGCTCCTGTGAGGGGTTTTGGAGCAGGACGTACCTGCACTTTCTTGAAAATGAGTTTGTCCCACAGGCTGTTATTCCTCATGATGCCGCTGTTCATCTCGGCCTCCTTCCTCCTGGAGGCGTATCCCAGCAGCCACTTCTTCACCGGGCTGCTGTTGGCCTGCCCCTGGATCTGCAGCACAGGAGCATCAGGCGTTTCAATGGTCTTGTGTTAGTGACGCTACGGGTCTTATCATACGCAGCACGCCTAGCTCACTTCGGTCACTTCATCATCGTCATTTCAGCCTTTGTAGAGCTCACCCtttttgaactttgacctctcTGTGTACGTTTAAACTTTGCTGTATTGTGTTCGCGCTCTCCTCTACTCATCTTGTTGGATTATTGGTTTTAATAATTCATAACATTCTGTAAAGTGCTTGTTCtactcaaaataaaataaaataaaatagtcaCAATCGTCGTTCTTAATCATCTAGCCTTTTGGGCCAATGTAACGAAAAGTAAAGGTGGAGCAACGGTCTACTACAGTTTCATCCATGTTCCATCCATGTTAATCAAATACTAAAGAAAAGACTGAACAACCACAGATCTTTGGGAAAACTAGTTGGGGCCATCCACAACGGGTAAATTCAGGTTCTAAAAGTAAACGCAACTTAATATTTAAACTCCATCCATGTACAGGGGATGTTCTCAAAAGGCAAGATGAGCAAGGTGAGCACAACCTGTTAAAATGttataaaacacatttcaaatataaaataactttgatttaataaaataatgaaagtaGCTATTGGCGTGTATaatcatatgtgtgttttatgttattatatatatcATTTATGTAATTTCATTGTCACATTCAAACGGCTGACACAAAAGTACAGTTGGGAAGCGTCCCCTCAGGGGCAGCGGATGGACTCACCTTATCGTACATGCGGTTGAGCAGTCGGGGAACCGTGGGGAAGACAGTGGGCCTCAGTGCGGCGAGGTCTTCCATCAGGAGACGGATGTCCCCCTGGAAGAAGCCAATGCAGGCTCCGTGGACCAACATCACCCCCTgaacacaatcaatcaatcaatcaatcaatcaatcaatcaatcaatcaattagaGAACAGCTCTTCTGAAAAGCCCAAACATTAATGGAAGAACAGAGTGAGGAGCTGAAAGAATCTGCGGCCA
This genomic interval carries:
- the LOC105897386 gene encoding long-chain-fatty-acid--CoA ligase 1-like, which gives rise to MQMPEFLKNFRLPEMAEMREYLQNMSPNTVMGMGAFAALSTFWYATRPKALEPPCDLWQQSVEVEGGEYARRSVLVDGGKLLTYYYEDAKTLYEFLLKGVDMSNNGPCLGARKPKQPYEWWSYKEVVDMAECLGSALLHRGHSKSSNPYIGIFSQNRPEWTMSELACYTYSLVSVPLYDTLGAEAIEYIIDKASISTVLCDVPAKATLLLDTLSGRKHSVTTVIMMEEVDAELVERGKKNNVEILLLKDVLALGKEKHQTPIPPSPEDLAVICFTSGTTGNPKGAMLTHKNIVADCSSFMRIIQKSCPISSSDVHISYLPLAHMFERVVQGVMLVHGACIGFFQGDIRLLMEDLAALRPTVFPTVPRLLNRMYDKIQGQANSSPVKKWLLGYASRRKEAEMNSGIMRNNSLWDKLIFKKVQANLGGRVRLMLTGAAPVSGTVLTFLRGALGCQFYEGYGQTECTAGCTITLPGDWTAGHVGAPLPCNDIKLVDVSEMNYLAANGEGEVCVRGPNVFRGYLMEPEKTKEALDDDGWLHTGDIGKWLPNGTLKIVDRKKHIFKLAQGEYIAPEKIENVYIRSDAVAQVFVHGDSLQACLVAIIVPDAETLPKWAKKRGQEGSYDELCKNKDVKKAILEDLLKLGKDGGLKSFEQVKDLALHNEMFSVENGLLTPTFKAKRMDLRNHFRDQIDKLYSEINM